The Bacillota bacterium sequence TATATTTTTCCATAATTTTGCTGAGGTTTGAAAGTAATTCGACAAAATCCTCAGTCTTAATAGCAAGGTCATATTTTAATGACATTCCTTCTCTGATTTGATCCTCTAACTTATCCTGCTCTTCAAGAGCTACTACTTCAGGAGGATTTTTCATAAAAAAATCGCTTATACCCTTGAAGATGGCTTCAATAACCGGCGCAGCCTTATCAAAATCTTTATAAATCCTCCTGCATCTTTCTATTTCATCCTGGTATTTCCTATACTGTGTCAGATTCAAAAGACAGTACTCCTTAAGTTGATTAAAATTTTCCATTTATCTACATAATACGGAAATTTGTGATTTATAGAACTTTCTCCCTTAAAAAAACACTTCCTCTCCTTATTACATACTTTATAATTATCGCATAAGGTCAATTTTGTGTCAAGAAATGCAGCCGCTAATTTTCCCAATACTTCAGGGCATTTCGAACCGTTTCGGTTATATATAATAAACATGAAATTATTTAACTGGTCACTTTCAATATTTACATATATTATAAGATATAATATCGATATCATATCAATTAATTATTTTATTCACAACCCTTGCAAGGCTTATAGATTGAAGTTATAATATTTTCACGATATATGCGCCTGTAGCTCAGGGGATAGAGCAACGGATTCCTAATCCGTGTGCCGCAGGTTCGATTCCTGCCAGGCGCACCATATAATTACGTAAACCGCGGTATAACCGCGGTTTACATTTTTATCGCTCTTCCTCTTTAATTATCGAATGAAGAAAACAGATTATTCAATGATTCTGATAAGGTTGGATGAGCAAAAATTGTGTCGCGTATAGTTGTATACGGCACATTGCCAAGCATGGCCATCTGCAGAATCGCCATTATTTCTCCACCTTCAAGCCCAAGTATGGCTGCACCCAATATCTGGTCAGTATTAACATCAACAATAGCTTTCATCATACCGGCTGTTTCATCTGTTTCAAGGGCACGCGCAACCCAACTCATCGGCATTTTCGCCACACGATAGTTATATCCATGTTTCTCTGCTTCTTTTTCAGTTAATCCAATCCGGCCAAGTTGAGGATCAATAAAAACCACATAAGGTACTTGTCTGCCGGTAGTTACTGCATTTCCGTCTTGTAGCAAATTTTTACTGAGTATCCTGTAATCATCATAAGAAATATGAGTAAAAGCCGGGCCTCCGTTTACATCGCCAATAGCGTATATACCGGATACAGCCGTTTCCAGATTATCGTTTACAGCTATAAACCCGCGCTCATTTATTTTCAGACCGGTCAATTCCAGATTGAGAGCAGCTGTGTTCGGGTTCCGTCCTGTCGCGACCAGCAGATGGCTGCCACGAATTAATTTTTCTTGGTCATCTTTTACTATAGTCAAGGCAATATGATTATTCCCCGAAGCCGCCACTTTTTCCGGTTTACTTTGTAGAATAATTTCTATACCATCGTTTTTTAAAATTTTGTATACCTCTTCGGCTATGTCCCGATCCTCTCTGGAAAGAAGCTGATCTCCCCTATGCAAAATTGTTACTTTAGAACCAAATCGACGGAACATTTGACCGAATTCCAGGCCCACATATCCTCCGCCTATAATTATCAAGTGCTCCGGCAGATCATCTATCTCCATAATAGATGTTGAATCAAGCGCTTTAATACTATCCATGCCCGGGATATGAAGCCTGGCAGGAGCAGCGCCGGTGTTAATAACAATGGTATCAGCCTTAATTAAATCATAGCCTCCACCTGTATAATCAACCTTAAGTTCTTTGATTCCGGTAAAACTTGCTTCACCTTCCAGCAATGTGAGCCCATCGGTTGAAAGCAGTCTTTTCCGGCTTCCGTTACGGAAACTTTCAACTAGATCCTGTTTTCGTTCACGTACTTTTAAGAAATCAACTGACCATTTTGCAGTTTCAATACCATAATCTTTTGCCCGGCTAACGAGATGGGCTACCCTTGCTGATGCAATCATTGTTTTGGTTGGAGTACAGCCTACATTTATACATGAACCTCCAATATACTTACGCTCAACCAGGGCAGTCTTATTGCCTGCTCTTGCCGAAGCCTGCGCAAGAGGTGTCCCACCTTGACCCGAACCGATGATTATCATGTCAAACATTTTCTTCTCAATGCTCATCGCTCAACCTTCCTTCCATATTACTATGTTCATATTTTATAATATAATCATACCCGGCAGAACTACTCAGTCGCTTAATAATATACCAGCTTTGAAAAGAGTTCATCCAGCGAAACTGTAGCAAATGATGTGGCATAATCAGCCATGGCATAGGGAATTATCAGTTCATTATTGTTGATTAGCGAACCACAGGAGTATATCACATTGGGCACATAACCTTCCCTTTCCTTTTCATCTGGACTCATCAATGGTTCACTGGTCTGACCCAAAACCTTAGTTGGATTTTCCAGATCAAGTAAGGTTACTCCTATTGCATAACTTCTCATTGGTCCCACTCCGTGTGTTAGTAAAAGCCACCCTTTATCTGTTTCCAGCGGCGAACCGCAATTACCGATCTGAATAAACTGCCATGGAAATTGTGGTTCCTGAATTTTTAGTGCTTCATACCAGTAATGTATATTATCTGAAAACATAATATAATTATTTTCCCCATCTATACGCGAAACCATAGCATACTTGTTATTGATTTTTCTTGGAAAGAGAGCCATTCCTTTATTTTGGGCATACTCACCGTTCAGCGGCATAATTTTAAAGTGGTAGAAATCCCTGGTTTCTAAAAGTTTGGGTAGTATCGTATAACCGTTGTATGCAGTATAAGTAGCATAATAAATATATGAACCATCGTCATCAATAAACTTCACAAAACGGGCATCTTCTATACCATTACGTTCCGTGTCGGAGATTGGAAAGATCACCCTTTCAGAGATAGCTGTATCAAGAGAGAATGTAATCTCATAGTGTGAATTGGCCAGCCAATCACAATCCTTGACAACCTTTTTTTGCAGAGGGCTTAAATCATCATTTTTCATGGACTCTTCGATACTGCTCTGTAGCTCTTCATATGTAAAATGGTCATCAAGTCGTTCGATAACCATTGTAATCAATTCTTTTTGAACGTCCATTTCGGATAGTTTATTAAAAAATTCATGTTTATTATAAATATGCTTTTTAACTGCTTCTGGGATATCAACCAGAGTGCCGATTGGTCTAAATGAAAGATCATTATTGCTGTTAATAATCCCACTCCTGAAGACGATGGAAGAAACATGTCCTTCACCGGTTGCCCTGAAGCTAACGATAACCTTCTTTTCACCTTCACTTAAAGCAGTTTGGTCAGGATCTTCAACAATTGATGGATTAAAGAATGCTGCTGCTTCAATCGAATATTCCATCGTAAAGTATGCGCCAATTAATAACGTCTTTTCTCGAGATATTTTTTCAGGATTGATTTCTAACTGTTCGACGAGATACTTAACATTATCGAAATGCTTTTCCAAAATTTTAGAGATGTTCCGGTGGCGCTGAGAAAAATTGATCAGCACCTGGTTTAAGGTAAGCCTTGTTTCCTCTTCCGGTAAAAACAGGGCTTTCTTAATAATATTTTTTGCACGTTCATCACTGCCCGGAAAATAAAAACGGGCAATTACTCTCTTCGAGTCCGGATAAAATTCAATATTTTTTCGATTAACCTTGATCGACATTAGATCAACTCCAACTCTTGAACATGATTGATTCAATTATACACAATTACAATTATTTTAGCACGAATATAATATATAAGAATGTTGCCATTTTTCTCGATAGTTTGCTATATATTAGATAGTGCGATATTATTTAGGAAAACACTTGGAGGGGAGAAGATACTGATGGATATCGGCCTGGTTGGGTTGGGGAAAATGGGCTACAACCTGTCACTTAATATGACTGAAAAGGGTCACCGGGTAGTAGCGTTAAGCCGCAGTAAAGAGAAAGCGGAAGCGTTAAGAAAAGAAGGGCTTGAAGGAACTGCTGACGTTGAAA is a genomic window containing:
- a CDS encoding mercuric reductase, coding for MSIEKKMFDMIIIGSGQGGTPLAQASARAGNKTALVERKYIGGSCINVGCTPTKTMIASARVAHLVSRAKDYGIETAKWSVDFLKVRERKQDLVESFRNGSRKRLLSTDGLTLLEGEASFTGIKELKVDYTGGGYDLIKADTIVINTGAAPARLHIPGMDSIKALDSTSIMEIDDLPEHLIIIGGGYVGLEFGQMFRRFGSKVTILHRGDQLLSREDRDIAEEVYKILKNDGIEIILQSKPEKVAASGNNHIALTIVKDDQEKLIRGSHLLVATGRNPNTAALNLELTGLKINERGFIAVNDNLETAVSGIYAIGDVNGGPAFTHISYDDYRILSKNLLQDGNAVTTGRQVPYVVFIDPQLGRIGLTEKEAEKHGYNYRVAKMPMSWVARALETDETAGMMKAIVDVNTDQILGAAILGLEGGEIMAILQMAMLGNVPYTTIRDTIFAHPTLSESLNNLFSSFDN
- a CDS encoding glycoside hydrolase family 130 protein encodes the protein MSIKVNRKNIEFYPDSKRVIARFYFPGSDERAKNIIKKALFLPEEETRLTLNQVLINFSQRHRNISKILEKHFDNVKYLVEQLEINPEKISREKTLLIGAYFTMEYSIEAAAFFNPSIVEDPDQTALSEGEKKVIVSFRATGEGHVSSIVFRSGIINSNNDLSFRPIGTLVDIPEAVKKHIYNKHEFFNKLSEMDVQKELITMVIERLDDHFTYEELQSSIEESMKNDDLSPLQKKVVKDCDWLANSHYEITFSLDTAISERVIFPISDTERNGIEDARFVKFIDDDGSYIYYATYTAYNGYTILPKLLETRDFYHFKIMPLNGEYAQNKGMALFPRKINNKYAMVSRIDGENNYIMFSDNIHYWYEALKIQEPQFPWQFIQIGNCGSPLETDKGWLLLTHGVGPMRSYAIGVTLLDLENPTKVLGQTSEPLMSPDEKEREGYVPNVIYSCGSLINNNELIIPYAMADYATSFATVSLDELFSKLVYY